CCAGTCTGGCCATGGGAGTCCCCATCCTGTACATAACCTGGGCCCCACACCTGGGAGTCCAAACCCCACCCAGCTCTCCAAATTCAGAGAAACAGGTACAATGACAGCTCAGCCAGAGAGCAGCCCTTGTGCTCAGGAAGCTGTAAGCAGGACATGGCGAGATGCTGAGGTTCAGGCCGTGGCTACTGTGGAGAGCAAATCAGCTTCCACCAGTCCCAGCATCTTTGCTGCCTTCTTAAAAGGGAATCCTCCtccagaggagaaggaagaactGCACATAATTTACCAAGGAGGTAtggggctgagccaggctgcACTTACTGATAGTTTATCCTCACAACAAAAGTCTCCATGTTCTCCTGGTATCACATCAAAATCGACTGTTGTGGCTGTGACTGCTTCAGcccaaacccagcctggggTCCCATCTGATGTGGCATCTCCAGTATCAGCAGATAGCATGAAACCTGTTCTCCCTTGCTCCCCTGCAGCTGTTACCACTCAAGGAACATCTGTGGGTAATGCTGAAATGAGCAGCGCAGCTCGTGATGTCAAAgatgcagctcagctgccaaAGGATGCTCCAGTCCCCCCAAAGGCCATCCCAGCTGAGCAGCCTGGAGTTGACTCCAGTAATAAAACTGCACCACAGTCTGGGAGTGGTGCTGGTGAGCCAAGCACCACTTGCACTGATGCTGTCCCAGGAACCCAGAACAATGTGCAAGATGTCATCCCTCATGCAGGAAGCAGCCGGTCACCTTTAGTCTCTGGCAAGGACAGTGAAGCCAAGCAGAAGGAGGtcctgggcagctctgagcaaAAGCCTGTGCAAAGCAAGGGTGGGAGTCAAGGGCAGGCCAGTCCTAATCAATCTGTGGTAAAACCAAAGGAAGAAAACTTGGTGGTGCTTGATCCTAAAGGAGGGCTGAGTGTTGGACAGCCTGCCGCTGTCCGTGCCAAGGTATGCCCACAGGATGAGAAGGAGAGCAGAGGCCATGGAGACAGTGGCCAGTCTCAGGTGGCTGGTGGCCAGACCCTGCAGGCAGGACTGACACCTGAGCTGAGTGTGGGTCCTGCAAGTCTTGCCCCTCCCGTGGCAGCATCggcagctccccagcagcagggcctccAGGCCAGGCAGTCCGGACGCGATCTCCACACTGCAGTgattcctgctgcttcctctcaGGCTGTGCCAAACCTGGGGGAGAACAAAAAGCATTCCACCCCAGCCATGGAGGCCAAAGTACAGGTGAAGCAGTCCAAACACGTCAGGGATGTTGTTTGGGATGAGCAAGGAATGACGTGGGAGGTTTATGGTGCTTCCCTCG
This sequence is a window from Melospiza georgiana isolate bMelGeo1 chromosome 5, bMelGeo1.pri, whole genome shotgun sequence. Protein-coding genes within it:
- the GPRIN3 gene encoding G protein-regulated inducer of neurite outgrowth 3: MGTVPDPLRSAKLSLLSASAEEEHLGDLQPAKPQPQAPSAERASNGFPCAPSGSAGVCIFDLTCTGAASPQRCEQCHTDDASQQEAFSPRLASTTAEGHPADVRPAGCSQPAGIPATAVPALGATGALSAGQGPEMMPAPQSSRQFVQGSQAKTSSLTQIDDSALKPQGTDDQPALEVLNYSSPGDPVGVNQFCHTSQANLLQRGEKDREAEENGSAVCQSVLAAGQTEADLGRDSQTSLEAKGGTADMLQSHLPDKTEAVQSSEAPAQSGHGSPHPVHNLGPTPGSPNPTQLSKFRETGTMTAQPESSPCAQEAVSRTWRDAEVQAVATVESKSASTSPSIFAAFLKGNPPPEEKEELHIIYQGGMGLSQAALTDSLSSQQKSPCSPGITSKSTVVAVTASAQTQPGVPSDVASPVSADSMKPVLPCSPAAVTTQGTSVGNAEMSSAARDVKDAAQLPKDAPVPPKAIPAEQPGVDSSNKTAPQSGSGAGEPSTTCTDAVPGTQNNVQDVIPHAGSSRSPLVSGKDSEAKQKEVLGSSEQKPVQSKGGSQGQASPNQSVVKPKEENLVVLDPKGGLSVGQPAAVRAKVCPQDEKESRGHGDSGQSQVAGGQTLQAGLTPELSVGPASLAPPVAASAAPQQQGLQARQSGRDLHTAVIPAASSQAVPNLGENKKHSTPAMEAKVQVKQSKHVRDVVWDEQGMTWEVYGASLDPESLGIAIQNHLQRQIREHEKLIRAQNSQTRKSISSDTSSNKKLKGRQHNVFQSMLQNFRRPNCCVRPAPSSVLD